CCACCGTCTGCACGCCCTGAGCCGGCAGTTGCTCGAACCGCTGCGCCAACGCGATCATCCGCTCCAGGCCCTCCCAGAGGCCGAGCGCGCGCGCCTCGAACAGGTGGCCGGTGACTGCGCCGACCTGTTCCAGCGCAGCAGTTCCAGCGTGGAGGGGCGCAACGGCCAACTGTCCCTACATCACCATGGCCGACATCGCCTGAGCGACCGCAAGCTCGAGGCACTGACCGCCGTACATAACTTCCACCTCCGTCGCCCCGACGGGACCACTGCCGCTGAGCGCTTCTTCGGCCGGGCCCACGAAACGCTGTTCGCGCAGGTGCTCCAGCGCATGCCGTTGCCCCCGCCGCCAGCGCGCCGACGACCGCGCCCGCCCAAGCCGCCCGCGCTCCTGCCGGTAGCGGCGTAACGGGGGTGGCCGGAACGATGATCAAGGCCATCCTGTTCGATCCCCTGCCTGACCGCAAGGGCGGCGAAGCCGCTCGCCAGTAACCCGACGCCGAGTGTGACCCAGGCGAGTCTGGTCTTCCGGGATCGGTTGGATTTCAGCATGGGGCTTGTGCGAAGGGTCTGTTGGGCGGGGCTGGACGTGTCGGCCCATTATCCACCAGCATCGCAGGATAAGGGGCCCAGGATAAGGGGCCAGGCTCGAATATAATTCCGCTACGCTAACAGCTCGGCTCTTGGCCGGAAAAGGATTCGAGCCTGGCCCCTTTACCCACTCCAACCGAGCGGCGGAAAGAGTCGCGCGGTGCTGGTATCCTTAGGGTTAGGACGGGCACGGTGTTGCCGTGCCGACCCCGAAAGCGCGGCGGGGCCTTCGCAACTCGCGCAAGCGGTGGAGTTCCGGCTGAGTGCCGCGTTGGGCTTGGCGGATGCCGCCGGCCAAGAGTCTGGCTCTTACCGTCGCGCAGAAGTATCCGCGCCTGGCACCAGAGCCCGTCCCTAGCACTTTGACGCCAAACTTTAGGGGTCGATTATGAGCGCAGCCGCCCGTCAATTGCTCCAGTCGTTCGCCGCGCTAGCTGAGGCAGAGCGGCGCGAGGTTCTGTTGGAACTCCTTCGCAGCACCCCGGAGACGCCCTACGAGGCCCCGTCCGACCAGGATCTGATACGCGCCGCGGACGACATCTTTCAAGAGATCGATCGACGCGAGACCCCGGCGTGACAGCCGCCTGCCGCGGCGAGGTCTGGTTGGTCGATCTTGGCCTCGCGGCCAAGATCCGCCCCTGTCTGGTGATGAGTGTGCCGACAGAAGACACAGATCGTGCCCTGGTGACGGTCGTCCCCCACACGACGGCGCTGCGGGGATCGCGATTCGAGGTAACAGTCTCGGCCCGCTATCTGAAGGTCGGCGGCTTCGATGCGCAGGGTATCGTCACCATACCGGCCGTGAGGCTCATTCGTCGACTTGGCGTGCTCTCTGCCGCACAGATGAGGTCGGTAGAGGCGGGACTGTGCTTGTGGTTGGGCATTGGATTCGTTTAGCAAGAACACGCCGTAGCGGATAAGTATTCGAGCCTGGCCCCTTTACCCGCGGACAAGGCCGAAATGACCGGGCACTAAAACGCGCTGCGGCGCTAGCCGTCAGCCCGCGGCGTCGGGGTCGATGCCCAGGGCGCGCAGGCGCTCGGCAAGCTGCTCGGCGCGGGCGCGTTCCTGCTCGGCGCAGATGCGTTCCTGCTCGGCACGGGCATCCGCCTGCGCGGCACGGGCATCCGCCTGCGCGGCACGTACATCCGCCAGCTCGGCGCGGGCGCGTTCCTGTGCGGCGCGCGCATCGGCCTCCCGCGCCTGCGCCTCGGCCTGCCGGGCACCACGGGCCAGTTCGACCGGGCTCAGGAACGGCCGGCCGGTCGGGTCGAAGATCTCCAGGGTCTCGGCGCGCAGGGCAAAGCGGATACCGAGCCGGGGGCTGGTCCAGCCGTTGACGTAGGTCACGGGGGCGAGCCGCCCGTCCTGGCGCAGCCAGACCTCCAGACGGTTGCGCTCGGGGTCGTAGAGGTAATACTCAAGCGCACCGTGGGTGTCGTAGAACTCCAGCTTGTCCTTGAGTTCCTTGGGCCCGTTCGAGGGCGACTGGACCTCGAAGACCACCTGGGGGGCGATGCCGCCCTCCTCCCACTGTTTGTAGGACCCGCGTGGGCCCTTGGGCCGGCCGAAGACCACCATGGCGTCCGGGGCCATGGGGTTGGCGAGACGCCGGTCCTGGACCGGGTACCAGAAGAGGTCACCGGCGACGAAGACCTCCGGGCGGTCGGCGAAGAGGATCTCCAGGTTCTCCTTGATCTTCACGATCCAGTCGAATTGCAGCGTATTCTCCGCCATCGGGGCTCCGTCGCTGTCGGGATAAGGGTCGGCGGGGTCGAAACGGGGCACTGGGTTCATGGTGCTGGCTCCGGGCCGGGGGGCGCTGGGTCGGTCTGACTCGCTGCTAAGAATAGCAGCGGCAAGGGGGGACCGACACCGGGGGAATGGCGGGGACAGTAGACCTGACTCGTGGCGTCCTTCCGGTTCATCGACCGCGACACGATGCTCAGGGCGATGGGCATCAGCGAGCGCACCCTGCAGCGGGCCAAGCTCGCGTACCGGCCGCTCGACAGCAACGCCAGCGACCGCTCGCCGCGGCTGGCCGCGGTCGCCGAGCAGGCGATCGAGGTCCTGGGCTCGCAGGAGGCCGCCGAACGCTGGCTGGCGGCCCCGGCCGTGGGACTGGAGCGGTCAATGGTGCTAGCATTCAGTCAAGCCCCTAACCGGCGCCACGCCGCGGAGGACCCGATGTCGCTGATCTGCGAACTCCATCATGCCAGCCTGATCGTGGCGGACACCGCCCGCTCACTGGCCTTTTACCATGACGTGCTGGGCCTTTCCAGCGATACCGGGCGCCCGGATTTGGGATTTCCCGGGGCCTGGCTCCAGGTCGGTCGGGGCCAGATCCATCTGCTGGAGTTGCCCAACCCCGACCCGACCGAGGGACGGCCCGCGCACGGCGGCCGGGATCGTCACGTCGCGCTGACGGTGCCTGACCTGGGGCCTGTGCTGGCGTGTCTCAGCGCCGCCGGGATTCCCTGCACCACCAGCCGCTCCGGCCGCCGGGCGCTGTTCTGCCGTGACCCGGACGGCAATGCACTGGAATTCATCGAGTCGCGGGTGTCGCCCGATGACGCATGAAATACTCCAACAGCGCTGTGGTGGAGCCGTCATGCGCAGGGCCGACCTGGCCCTCATTGAGTTCCTTGAGGATGACGCCGGCGAGCTGTTTGCCGAGTTCCACGCCCCACTGATCGAATGAGTTGACCTCCCACAGCACGCCCTGGGTGAAGATGCGGTGCTCATATAGGGCGATCAGCGCGCCCAGGGTGTGGGGGGTGAGGCGCTCCATAAGGATGCTGTTGGTGGGGCGGTTGCCGGGGAAGGTGCGGTGGCTGGCGAGGAAGTGGGCACGCTCCGCGGGCATCCCGGCGGCGAGCATTTCGGCCAGGGCCTCGTCGAAGCTGCGACCGCGCATCAGGGCCTCGGTCTGGGCGAAATAATTGGCCATGAACTTCAGATGGTGGTCGCCCAGTTCATTCTGGCTGTGGATGGCCCCGATGAAGTCCGCCGGGATCATCTGGGTGCCCTGGTGGATGAGCTGGTAGAAGGCGTGCTGGCCGTCGGTGCCGGGTTCGCCCCAGACCACGGGGCCGGTGCTGTAGTCCACCGCGGCGCCGTCGCGGGTAACGCGCTTGCCGTTGCTCTCCATGTCGCCCTGTTGCAGATAGGCGGGCAGGAAACGCAGATACTGGTCATAGGGCAGCACCGCATGGGTGCGGGCGCCCGCGAAGTTGGCGTACCAGACGCCGATGAGTCCCAGGACGGCGGGGATGTTCTCGGTGAGGTCCGCGTTGCTGAAGTGCTCGTCCATGGCGTGGGCGCCTTCCAGCAGTTCCACGAAGCGCTCGAAACCGATGGCCAGCGCGATCGGCAGGCCGATGGCCGACCACAATGAGTAGCGCCCGCCCACCCAGTCCCAGAAGCCGAACATATTG
The DNA window shown above is from Candidatus Thiodictyon syntrophicum and carries:
- a CDS encoding type II toxin-antitoxin system PemK/MazF family toxin; translated protein: MTAACRGEVWLVDLGLAAKIRPCLVMSVPTEDTDRALVTVVPHTTALRGSRFEVTVSARYLKVGGFDAQGIVTIPAVRLIRRLGVLSAAQMRSVEAGLCLWLGIGFV
- a CDS encoding VOC family protein, giving the protein MSLICELHHASLIVADTARSLAFYHDVLGLSSDTGRPDLGFPGAWLQVGRGQIHLLELPNPDPTEGRPAHGGRDRHVALTVPDLGPVLACLSAAGIPCTTSRSGRRALFCRDPDGNALEFIESRVSPDDA
- the pgi gene encoding glucose-6-phosphate isomerase; translation: MALVTQTPQWQALERHWQQLKDTRMSDLFAADPQRAQAMTLSAGGLMVDYSKNLITHETLALLFDLARAVDLQGWTRRMFAGDQINNTEQRAVLHVALRNRSNHPIYVDGQDVMPGINEVLAQVATFVGQVRAGEWKGHTGRAITDVVNIGIGGSNLGPKMVCAALGPYLSDDLTVHFVSNVDGTHLVETLRGLDPATTLFVVASKTFTTQETMTNAESARAWTLTALGDPAAVARHFVAVSTNAEKVAAFGIDTANMFGFWDWVGGRYSLWSAIGLPIALAIGFERFVELLEGAHAMDEHFSNADLTENIPAVLGLIGVWYANFAGARTHAVLPYDQYLRFLPAYLQQGDMESNGKRVTRDGAAVDYSTGPVVWGEPGTDGQHAFYQLIHQGTQMIPADFIGAIHSQNELGDHHLKFMANYFAQTEALMRGRSFDEALAEMLAAGMPAERAHFLASHRTFPGNRPTNSILMERLTPHTLGALIALYEHRIFTQGVLWEVNSFDQWGVELGKQLAGVILKELNEGQVGPAHDGSTTALLEYFMRHRATPATR
- a CDS encoding Uma2 family endonuclease translates to MNPVPRFDPADPYPDSDGAPMAENTLQFDWIVKIKENLEILFADRPEVFVAGDLFWYPVQDRRLANPMAPDAMVVFGRPKGPRGSYKQWEEGGIAPQVVFEVQSPSNGPKELKDKLEFYDTHGALEYYLYDPERNRLEVWLRQDGRLAPVTYVNGWTSPRLGIRFALRAETLEIFDPTGRPFLSPVELARGARQAEAQAREADARAAQERARAELADVRAAQADARAAQADARAEQERICAEQERARAEQLAERLRALGIDPDAAG